Proteins encoded within one genomic window of Granulicella pectinivorans:
- a CDS encoding M1 family aminopeptidase — MGMFLNFFFFELKLRAKGALAYSFFAVFFFLAFFGVAAEDFMIGPGKVLLNGPYETAQIQMLFSFFGMILVAGIFGPAILRDFQLNTYQLIFTKPLSKFAYLGGRWLGSFVTTVFVFSGLIFGELAGSLAPWVDHTRLLPVDGHLVAMILKTFIQIPLIQAFFLGASFFCVAALTRKLVIVYLQGIGLFVVYLGFLFSVLTARSLNRFWPSVFDPLGNVLIDSVTRYWTVADRNGMMIPWHGEFLYNRLLWIGVGCVALLVAYIFFPMQGEAVTVRSGKKRNLEADEELGPPRPTFHVVLPRVTQIFGLATTWAQFISMMRVRMKNIFSEVLFWAICLMMVGLNLLTGRVAGRINGANVYPVTYLMLQAVENWSILLLYIIVTIYAGELIWRERDTKFELIHDALPFAGWVDWMSKFAAICIVQLAILTVVLLTGVLSQAMQGYFRFELGQYFKELYLITFVMICTFALFCMAIQTFVKNKFVGHAIAIAVFFIPTFITRWGWIDVLYLFNNPVSYTYSDMNGYGHFVKPLFWEDFYWLAFACLLAVFAIALAQRGTEAPFGERWRNAKLRLPSMLPIAALFALAFLGSGAWIYYNTHVLNEIRTDQEQRHRQADYEKLYKKYERLPQPKITDVDTRVNLLPETRSFEATGTFTLKNKTDQPIPDIHINATKESVDEVTFDRPSHITLSDPKHWYTIYHLETPLAPGEEMKMFFKASYHSHGFRNNGERPELVANGTFFDQDYFPHLGYNRGQELDNPVRRKEEKLGPLEELAPRGDPYYTNVNLFTPDGDWITYHTIVSTAPDQIALSPGYLQKQWKQNGRNYFEYSMGQTKMLEFYDYNSGRYDVKRAVYQGVNGPINIEVYHDPKHEFDNDDMIEASKKGLEYYEKNYGPFQFGQYRILEYPRYRTFAQSFPNTIPFSEGIGFIGKVEKPDDIDFTYFVTDHELAHQWWAHQLIGGAVLGSNMMSESFAEYSALRVMEKKYGAANMRKFLRYELDGYLRGRAGEVRHEPPLVLVQNEPYVWYQKGSLVLYGLSDYIGEDKVNLALKTLLDKYKFAGPPYPDTRALTAELRAVTPPELQYLITDMFETITLYDNKTTTATYVETPDHTFKVTMHVDAKKLKADGTGNETVAPLNDLIELGVFKGEKNHEVPLHVEKRWINQPTSTFEFIVDEKPTRAGIDPFNKLIDRNPEDNTVDITKQ; from the coding sequence ATGGGCATGTTCCTGAATTTCTTCTTCTTCGAGTTGAAGCTTCGTGCCAAGGGCGCGCTCGCTTACTCGTTCTTCGCCGTCTTTTTCTTCCTCGCGTTCTTTGGAGTTGCCGCGGAAGACTTCATGATCGGACCGGGTAAAGTTCTACTCAACGGACCGTACGAGACCGCGCAGATCCAGATGCTCTTCAGTTTCTTCGGGATGATTCTGGTGGCCGGTATCTTCGGCCCGGCCATCTTGCGCGACTTCCAGTTGAATACCTATCAACTCATCTTCACCAAGCCCCTCAGCAAGTTCGCCTACCTCGGGGGCCGATGGCTTGGATCGTTCGTCACGACCGTCTTTGTCTTCAGTGGCCTCATCTTCGGCGAGCTCGCCGGGTCGCTCGCACCTTGGGTGGATCACACACGTTTGCTTCCCGTCGACGGTCATCTCGTCGCGATGATTCTGAAGACCTTCATCCAGATTCCACTGATCCAGGCCTTCTTTCTAGGGGCCTCATTTTTCTGCGTAGCCGCGCTCACCCGCAAGCTGGTCATCGTCTATCTGCAGGGCATCGGACTGTTTGTGGTGTATCTCGGTTTCCTCTTTTCCGTACTCACGGCTCGCTCCCTCAATCGCTTCTGGCCATCCGTCTTCGATCCACTCGGCAACGTACTCATCGACTCCGTCACCCGTTATTGGACCGTAGCCGACCGCAACGGAATGATGATTCCGTGGCATGGCGAGTTTCTCTACAACCGGCTCCTCTGGATCGGAGTGGGGTGTGTAGCACTGCTTGTTGCCTATATCTTTTTCCCGATGCAGGGCGAAGCGGTCACCGTCCGCTCCGGAAAAAAACGCAACCTGGAGGCGGACGAGGAGCTCGGACCTCCACGGCCCACTTTCCATGTCGTGCTGCCAAGAGTCACCCAGATATTTGGTCTGGCAACAACCTGGGCTCAGTTCATCTCCATGATGCGAGTCCGGATGAAGAACATCTTCTCCGAAGTTCTCTTCTGGGCTATCTGCCTCATGATGGTCGGTCTGAATCTGCTCACTGGTCGAGTTGCCGGCCGCATCAACGGTGCGAATGTCTATCCAGTCACCTACCTCATGTTGCAGGCGGTCGAGAACTGGTCCATCCTTCTGCTCTACATCATCGTGACCATCTACGCCGGTGAACTGATCTGGCGAGAGCGGGACACGAAGTTTGAATTGATCCACGACGCGCTGCCGTTCGCAGGCTGGGTCGACTGGATGAGCAAGTTTGCGGCGATCTGCATCGTGCAGCTCGCGATCCTTACCGTCGTGCTCCTCACAGGCGTTCTCAGTCAGGCGATGCAGGGATACTTCCGGTTCGAGCTGGGGCAGTACTTCAAGGAACTCTACCTCATTACGTTCGTGATGATCTGCACGTTCGCCCTGTTCTGTATGGCGATCCAGACATTCGTCAAGAACAAATTCGTCGGTCACGCCATCGCCATCGCGGTCTTCTTCATCCCCACCTTCATTACCCGGTGGGGCTGGATTGACGTCCTGTACCTTTTCAACAACCCCGTGAGCTACACCTATTCGGACATGAATGGCTACGGCCATTTCGTAAAACCGCTGTTCTGGGAGGATTTTTACTGGCTCGCGTTCGCCTGCTTGCTCGCCGTCTTCGCCATTGCACTAGCGCAGCGCGGCACAGAAGCCCCCTTCGGCGAGCGCTGGCGCAACGCCAAGCTTCGCCTCCCCTCCATGCTTCCCATCGCCGCCCTCTTCGCCCTCGCCTTCCTTGGATCGGGCGCCTGGATCTACTACAACACACACGTCCTCAACGAAATCCGCACCGACCAGGAACAGCGTCATCGCCAGGCCGACTACGAGAAGCTCTACAAAAAATACGAGCGTCTCCCGCAACCGAAGATCACCGACGTCGACACCAGGGTCAACCTCCTGCCCGAGACCCGCTCCTTCGAAGCCACCGGCACCTTCACGCTGAAAAACAAGACCGATCAGCCCATCCCGGACATCCACATCAACGCCACCAAGGAGTCGGTCGACGAAGTCACCTTCGATCGACCCTCGCACATCACCCTCTCCGATCCCAAACACTGGTACACCATCTACCATCTCGAAACGCCCCTCGCTCCCGGCGAAGAGATGAAGATGTTCTTCAAGGCGTCCTATCACTCGCATGGCTTCCGCAACAACGGCGAGCGCCCCGAACTCGTCGCCAACGGCACCTTCTTCGATCAGGACTACTTCCCGCATCTCGGCTACAACCGCGGGCAGGAGCTCGACAACCCCGTCCGGCGCAAGGAAGAAAAACTCGGCCCCCTCGAAGAACTCGCCCCACGCGGCGACCCCTACTACACCAACGTCAATCTCTTTACCCCGGACGGCGACTGGATCACTTATCACACCATCGTCAGCACCGCCCCCGACCAGATCGCGCTCTCGCCCGGCTATCTCCAGAAGCAGTGGAAGCAGAACGGCCGCAACTACTTCGAGTACTCCATGGGCCAGACCAAAATGCTCGAGTTCTACGACTACAACTCCGGCCGCTACGACGTAAAGCGTGCCGTCTATCAGGGCGTCAACGGCCCCATCAATATCGAGGTCTATCACGACCCCAAGCATGAGTTCGACAACGACGACATGATCGAAGCCTCCAAAAAGGGCCTCGAATACTACGAAAAGAACTACGGCCCCTTCCAGTTTGGCCAGTACCGCATCCTCGAGTACCCGCGCTACCGCACCTTCGCCCAGTCGTTCCCCAACACCATCCCCTTCTCGGAAGGCATCGGCTTCATCGGCAAGGTCGAAAAGCCCGACGACATCGACTTCACCTACTTCGTCACCGACCACGAACTCGCGCACCAGTGGTGGGCGCACCAACTCATCGGCGGTGCCGTCCTCGGCTCCAACATGATGTCCGAGTCCTTCGCCGAGTACTCCGCCCTCCGCGTCATGGAGAAGAAGTACGGCGCTGCCAACATGCGTAAGTTTTTACGTTACGAATTGGACGGCTACCTCCGCGGGCGCGCCGGGGAAGTCCGCCACGAACCGCCTCTGGTCCTCGTGCAGAACGAGCCTTACGTCTGGTATCAAAAGGGTTCACTCGTCCTCTACGGCCTCTCCGACTACATCGGCGAGGACAAGGTCAACCTCGCCCTCAAGACTCTGCTCGACAAGTACAAGTTCGCCGGTCCGCCCTATCCCGACACCCGCGCCCTCACCGCGGAGCTACGTGCCGTCACCCCGCCGGAGCTCCAGTACCTCATCACCGACATGTTCGAGACCATCACCCTCTACGACAACAAGACCACGACCGCCACCTACGTCGAGACCCCCGACCATACGTTCAAAGTCACGATGCATGTGGATGCGAAGAAGCTGAAGGCCGACGGCACCGGCAACGAAACCGTCGCACCGTTGAACGACCTCATCGAGCTGGGCGTCTTCAAGGGAGAAAAGAACCACGAAGTACCTCTTCACGTAGAAAAGAGGTGGATCAATCAACCCACATCGACCTTCGAGTTCATCGTGGACGAGAAGCCCACGCGAGCAGGCATCGATCCGTTCAACAAACTCATCGACCGCAACCCGGAAGACAACACGGTCGACATCACGAAGCAGTAA
- the glmS gene encoding glutamine--fructose-6-phosphate transaminase (isomerizing), whose protein sequence is MCGIVGYIGPKPPVPIIIEGLRRLEYRGYDSAGIAVAGGPVQANGSSLVLRRAPGKLRNLEAVIAERPIEGTFGIGHTRWATHGRPTEENAHPHRDGTGTLVVVHNGIVENYLALKATLIAKGHTFVSETDTEIIAHLIQDELELASATPHEHETVEEANESEAVLGDRTRPSLPLEEAVRRAVKRVTGAFAIGVMSAHEPDKLVAARMGPPAVIGIGEGEYFVASDVPGILHHTRNMHFLQDGEIAVLTPAGVTITDFQGAPLPLKVVRIAWDPIQAEKAGYKHFMLKEINEQPRAIRDTTLGRVSLETGKVFLAEMQISEQEFKDATQITIAACGTSWHAGLAGKFMIERLARLPVDVDYASEYRYRDPIADSKGLGLLITQSGETADTIAAQKELIAKGSKTLAICNVVGAAVSREAQGTITTNAGPEIGVASTKAFTAQLTALFLFALYLAQVRGTITEAQSRELVDELSKVPGKVEEILRSIDDQCCTLAKSFSTARDFLFLGRGIHYPIALEGALKLKEISYIHAEGYPAGEMKHGPNALIDETLPVVCIATKDPNDPSSVLKYEKTLSNIQEVTARSGRVIAVAINGDDQIGQLVEHVIHIPQAPELLLPILEVVPLQLLAYHIAVRRGCDVDQPRNLAKSVTVE, encoded by the coding sequence ATGTGCGGAATTGTCGGTTACATCGGTCCAAAGCCTCCCGTCCCCATCATCATCGAAGGTCTGCGTCGTCTGGAGTATCGCGGTTATGACTCCGCAGGCATCGCCGTCGCTGGCGGGCCGGTCCAGGCCAACGGATCCTCTCTCGTGCTGCGCCGCGCCCCGGGCAAACTCCGCAACCTCGAAGCCGTCATCGCCGAGCGCCCCATCGAAGGCACCTTCGGCATCGGACACACCCGCTGGGCCACCCACGGACGCCCCACCGAGGAGAACGCACACCCTCACCGCGACGGCACCGGAACCCTCGTCGTCGTCCATAACGGCATTGTGGAGAACTACTTAGCCCTCAAGGCCACCCTCATCGCCAAGGGCCATACCTTCGTCTCCGAGACCGACACCGAAATCATCGCGCACCTCATCCAGGATGAGCTCGAACTCGCCAGCGCCACACCCCACGAGCACGAAACGGTCGAGGAAGCCAACGAATCCGAGGCTGTTCTGGGCGACCGCACCAGGCCCAGCCTGCCCCTCGAAGAGGCCGTCCGCCGCGCCGTCAAGCGCGTCACCGGCGCCTTCGCCATCGGCGTCATGAGCGCCCACGAGCCCGATAAACTCGTCGCCGCCCGCATGGGCCCGCCCGCCGTCATCGGCATCGGCGAAGGCGAGTACTTCGTCGCCTCCGACGTTCCCGGCATCCTCCACCACACCCGCAACATGCACTTCCTCCAGGACGGTGAGATCGCCGTCCTCACCCCCGCCGGAGTCACCATCACCGACTTCCAGGGCGCGCCTCTGCCCCTCAAGGTCGTCCGCATCGCCTGGGACCCCATTCAAGCCGAAAAAGCCGGCTACAAGCACTTCATGCTCAAGGAGATCAACGAGCAGCCCCGCGCCATCCGCGACACCACCCTCGGTCGCGTCTCGCTCGAAACCGGCAAGGTCTTCCTCGCCGAGATGCAGATCTCCGAGCAGGAGTTCAAGGATGCCACCCAGATCACCATCGCCGCCTGCGGCACCAGTTGGCACGCAGGCCTCGCCGGCAAGTTCATGATCGAGCGCCTCGCCCGCCTGCCCGTTGACGTCGACTACGCCAGCGAGTACCGCTACCGCGACCCCATCGCCGATTCCAAAGGACTCGGCCTCCTCATCACCCAGTCCGGCGAAACCGCCGACACCATCGCCGCGCAAAAGGAACTCATCGCCAAGGGCTCCAAAACCCTCGCCATCTGCAACGTCGTCGGCGCAGCCGTCTCCCGTGAGGCCCAGGGAACCATCACCACCAACGCCGGCCCGGAGATAGGCGTCGCCTCCACAAAGGCCTTCACCGCCCAGCTCACCGCCCTCTTCCTCTTCGCCCTCTATCTCGCGCAGGTCCGCGGGACGATCACCGAAGCCCAGTCCCGCGAACTCGTCGACGAACTCTCCAAGGTTCCCGGCAAGGTGGAAGAGATCCTCCGTTCCATCGACGACCAATGCTGCACCCTCGCCAAGTCCTTCTCCACCGCCCGCGATTTCCTCTTCCTCGGCCGCGGCATCCACTACCCCATCGCCCTCGAAGGCGCTCTCAAGCTCAAGGAGATCAGTTACATCCACGCCGAGGGCTACCCCGCAGGCGAGATGAAGCATGGCCCCAACGCCCTCATCGACGAGACCCTTCCGGTCGTCTGCATCGCCACCAAGGACCCCAACGACCCCTCCTCCGTCCTCAAGTACGAGAAGACCCTTTCGAACATCCAGGAGGTCACCGCCCGCTCCGGCCGTGTCATCGCCGTCGCCATCAACGGCGACGACCAGATCGGCCAGCTCGTCGAGCACGTCATCCACATTCCCCAGGCACCCGAGCTCCTTCTGCCTATTCTGGAGGTGGTTCCCCTCCAGCTCCTCGCCTACCACATCGCCGTACGCCGCGGTTGCGACGTAGATCAACCCCGCAACCTCGCGAAATCGGTTACGGTGGAGTAG